The proteins below come from a single Corynebacterium cystitidis genomic window:
- the argC gene encoding N-acetyl-gamma-glutamyl-phosphate reductase: MTLKVAVAGATGYAGGEILRLLLQHPQFLAGKLEIGALTGNSNAGQKVTDLMPHLPQLADRVIDSTTIEVLDGHDVVFLGLPHGFSAEIGAALSDDTLVIDCAADFRLKNADDWEAYYGSEHAGSWTYGIPEMPGHREQIASDKRIAVPGCFPTGATLAILPAVKAGIAEPDISIVSITGVSGAGKKSSVAMLGSETMGSLKAYNTAGRHRHTPEVAQNIAEVTDKDVTISFTPVLAPLPRGILTTATLPLVGDVTEDMARQVYEGFYSAEPFVHVLSAGAQPQTQNVVGSNMCHVQVEVDIKARRLLVTSAIDNLTKGTAGAAVQCMNIALGFDETAGLPQAGVAP; this comes from the coding sequence ATGACTCTCAAGGTAGCAGTAGCAGGAGCGACAGGATACGCAGGCGGAGAAATCCTGCGTTTGCTGCTTCAACATCCCCAGTTTCTGGCTGGCAAGCTTGAGATAGGTGCCCTGACTGGAAATTCCAACGCTGGTCAGAAGGTGACCGATCTCATGCCACACTTGCCGCAGCTGGCAGATCGCGTCATCGATTCCACAACCATTGAGGTTCTTGATGGGCATGATGTGGTTTTCTTGGGTCTGCCACACGGGTTTTCTGCGGAAATCGGAGCAGCGCTTAGCGACGATACCCTCGTGATTGACTGTGCTGCGGATTTTCGTTTGAAGAACGCCGACGATTGGGAGGCTTATTACGGTTCCGAGCACGCGGGTTCATGGACGTATGGTATCCCTGAGATGCCAGGACACCGCGAGCAGATCGCCAGCGATAAGCGAATTGCGGTGCCAGGCTGCTTCCCAACTGGGGCAACACTGGCAATTTTACCTGCTGTTAAAGCCGGAATTGCTGAGCCGGATATTTCAATCGTGTCAATCACTGGTGTCTCCGGCGCGGGTAAAAAGTCCTCAGTCGCCATGTTGGGGTCTGAGACGATGGGCTCTCTCAAGGCCTACAATACGGCGGGCAGGCACCGCCACACTCCAGAGGTTGCCCAGAATATCGCTGAAGTTACTGACAAAGATGTCACTATAAGCTTTACCCCGGTGCTGGCTCCTTTGCCCCGTGGTATTCTCACCACGGCGACGCTGCCGCTTGTTGGCGACGTGACTGAAGATATGGCGCGTCAAGTGTACGAAGGGTTTTACTCAGCGGAGCCATTTGTACATGTTCTTTCTGCGGGTGCACAACCTCAGACCCAAAACGTTGTCGGATCTAATATGTGTCACGTACAAGTTGAAGTAGATATTAAAGCCCGAAGACTGCTAGTAACTAGCGCAATCGACAACCTCACCAAGGGAACCGCAGGGGCAGCAGTGCAGTGCATGAACATTGCTCTCGGTTTCGATGAAACAGCAGGTCTTCCCCAGGCCGGCGTCGCCCCGTAA
- the pheT gene encoding phenylalanine--tRNA ligase subunit beta, whose protein sequence is MLISQNWITSLVRASGTAGWTVTPEELDSGFVRVGFETEGYEPIEETTGDLVFGRVRHIEELTGFKKPIRYCQVDVGQANGTGELQGIICGARNFQEGDLVVVALPGTELPGGFKIGARETYGHISAGMICSAAELGLTDKQNAGIITLSDDYGAPGEDARGPLQLDDTVFDVNVTPDRGYALSARGLAREITSAFNLPYVDMADDPSVASFDLSSVPGPTEKLIDITVDKSTKTQRFGLRKVEGIAPTAESPFWLQRELMLSGQRPVNAATDVTNYIMLLLGQPMHAFDADEVAGDLHIRNAKAGEKFETLDHVERTLSDEDVVICDDNGIQSMAGVMGGTTSEISDATTNVYFEAATWDALTVARTSRRHKLTSEASRRFERGVDPKIVEIALDMACALLVEVAGGTITSGRTLVEGAVRQAEPIELRVNHPSELIGVEYSKEVVVKRLEEVGCGVVTSSVVAASDSREEEVLVVTPPSWRTDFSMPEDLIEEIMRLEGLDDIPLVLPTPRGGRGLTLEQRRRRAVTHALAYSGYAEILPTPFIANDVFDKFGLDDDDPRRNVVKVQNPLDNDYAILGTTLLPSMLEAVGRNVARGRHDVSLYGVQQVAFKREDSSPMPDVAQRPSDADVKELINSLPQQPLHAVTVGLGNKVYEGPWGEGRAYTWADSVESAQVVARAAGVELEIESAEHLPWHPGRCAALKVDGEVVGYAGELHPQVLEALELPERLCAMEIDLTAMPLRENFPAPVLSSFPALHQDIALTVDEDIPAESVRRAVKEGAGELLETVELFDVFRSEKLGEGKKSLAFKLLFRAGDRTLTDDEASEARLAAAELAKNRFGAEMRA, encoded by the coding sequence ATGCTTATTTCACAGAATTGGATTACCAGCCTTGTGCGCGCTTCGGGCACCGCTGGCTGGACTGTCACTCCGGAAGAGCTTGACAGTGGCTTTGTCCGCGTCGGTTTTGAGACCGAAGGCTACGAACCGATTGAGGAGACAACCGGCGACCTTGTTTTCGGCCGCGTCAGGCACATCGAAGAGCTCACCGGGTTTAAGAAGCCGATCCGCTACTGCCAGGTCGACGTCGGCCAGGCCAACGGCACCGGCGAACTACAAGGCATTATTTGTGGTGCCCGTAACTTCCAGGAAGGCGACCTTGTGGTCGTTGCGCTGCCTGGCACTGAGTTACCCGGCGGATTCAAGATTGGTGCGCGCGAGACTTACGGCCATATCTCGGCCGGGATGATATGCTCCGCAGCTGAGCTTGGCCTGACGGATAAGCAGAACGCTGGCATCATCACGCTTTCCGACGACTACGGCGCCCCAGGCGAGGACGCGCGCGGCCCTTTGCAGTTGGACGATACTGTTTTTGACGTAAATGTCACCCCTGATCGTGGCTATGCACTGTCGGCCCGTGGCCTGGCTCGCGAGATCACCTCTGCCTTCAACCTGCCCTATGTCGATATGGCCGACGACCCCTCGGTGGCAAGCTTTGACTTGTCTTCGGTACCTGGCCCCACTGAGAAACTCATCGACATCACCGTCGACAAGTCCACCAAGACGCAGCGCTTTGGTCTGCGCAAGGTCGAAGGCATTGCCCCAACAGCAGAGTCCCCATTCTGGCTCCAGCGCGAACTGATGCTGTCGGGCCAACGTCCCGTCAACGCCGCTACGGATGTGACCAACTACATCATGCTGCTGCTTGGCCAGCCGATGCACGCGTTCGACGCCGACGAAGTTGCGGGCGACCTACACATTCGTAACGCGAAAGCAGGGGAGAAGTTCGAGACCCTGGATCATGTGGAGCGCACACTGTCCGACGAAGATGTGGTGATCTGCGACGATAACGGAATTCAATCCATGGCCGGGGTTATGGGTGGAACCACCTCCGAGATCTCTGATGCCACCACCAACGTCTACTTTGAAGCCGCTACCTGGGACGCTTTGACCGTCGCGCGCACCTCCCGGCGACATAAGCTCACCTCTGAGGCTTCGCGCCGCTTCGAGCGCGGCGTGGACCCGAAGATAGTGGAAATCGCTTTGGACATGGCGTGCGCATTGTTAGTTGAAGTCGCTGGCGGCACGATTACAAGCGGACGCACACTGGTGGAAGGGGCCGTGCGGCAGGCAGAGCCAATTGAGCTGCGTGTGAACCACCCATCCGAACTGATTGGTGTGGAGTACAGCAAAGAAGTCGTCGTTAAGCGCCTCGAAGAGGTTGGCTGTGGCGTCGTCACAAGTTCCGTCGTTGCAGCCTCCGACAGCAGAGAGGAGGAGGTACTCGTCGTTACGCCTCCATCGTGGCGCACTGACTTCTCTATGCCAGAGGACCTGATCGAGGAAATCATGCGTCTCGAAGGCCTCGATGACATTCCGCTCGTTCTGCCGACCCCACGCGGCGGCCGTGGCCTCACACTTGAGCAGCGCCGTCGTCGCGCTGTCACGCACGCACTCGCGTACTCCGGCTACGCCGAAATCCTCCCCACGCCGTTTATCGCCAACGACGTGTTCGACAAGTTCGGGCTTGACGACGACGACCCCCGTCGCAACGTGGTGAAAGTCCAAAACCCGCTTGATAATGACTACGCAATCCTCGGAACCACGCTGCTTCCATCCATGCTGGAAGCAGTCGGCCGTAATGTTGCCCGCGGCCGCCACGATGTCAGCCTCTACGGGGTGCAGCAGGTGGCGTTCAAACGCGAAGATTCCTCCCCAATGCCGGACGTCGCACAGCGCCCCAGCGATGCGGATGTCAAGGAGTTGATCAACTCTCTGCCGCAGCAGCCACTTCACGCGGTGACCGTAGGGCTGGGCAACAAGGTCTACGAAGGGCCATGGGGTGAAGGCCGTGCGTACACGTGGGCTGACTCCGTAGAGTCTGCGCAGGTGGTAGCCCGCGCTGCTGGTGTGGAGTTAGAGATCGAATCTGCAGAGCATCTGCCGTGGCACCCGGGTCGCTGCGCGGCCCTCAAGGTTGATGGTGAGGTTGTCGGCTACGCCGGCGAGCTACACCCACAGGTTTTGGAAGCTCTTGAGCTTCCAGAACGCTTGTGCGCCATGGAAATTGATCTGACAGCGATGCCACTGCGGGAAAACTTCCCGGCACCGGTGCTGTCCAGCTTCCCAGCCCTGCACCAGGACATTGCTCTCACCGTCGATGAGGACATTCCGGCTGAGTCTGTGCGCCGTGCTGTGAAAGAGGGTGCGGGCGAGCTCCTGGAAACCGTGGAGCTATTCGACGTGTTCCGTAGCGAGAAGCTGGGCGAAGGCAAAAAATCTCTAGCATTCAAGCTGTTGTTCCGCGCAGGAGACCGCACGTTGACTGATGACGAGGCATCGGAGGCTCGCCTGGCGGCAGCGGAGCTTGCGAAGAACCGTTTTGGCGCGGAGATGCGCGCGTAA
- a CDS encoding Pls/PosA family non-ribosomal peptide synthetase, which produces MADADYPIKFTPNDHPDFAVFGAESKPKKRTLVDIARATMEAYPDSVALESEDETLTYSELEDRVTRQVERLHSLGIGRGARIGIRVRSGTTDLYVAILSAIFAGAAYVPVDWDDPDSRATTVWEEADVDAVFGAGLSIEKHKSHDIDAVDTSAPTLDDDAWIIFTSGSTGKPKGVAIQHHSAAALVDAEQQMFLQDAPLGPGDRVMAGLSVAFDASCEEMWLAWRTGATLVCAHRDIVRSGDVLNEWLTAKQISAISTVPTLASFWSKEALENIRLLIFGGEALPLELVARLEDPKREIWNTYGPTEATVIGAGQLMTSEPPVRIGRPVPGWKLLVVDEDEKPVRWGESGQLIIGGVGLGRYLDPAKDAEVYAPMECVGWERAYRTGDLVKAERDGLIFQGRVDDQIKFAGRRMELGEIDDKLNALSHVSVGACRLNKTEAGNDVLVGYLVEEPGEEIDLHQAREELSETMPGGIVPVLHVMDSLPTKTSGKVDRKALPWPLPFDGTSESNLPPEMGPLAEAWRRQLGPMPLAQESNFFELGGSSIAIAHLVTELRHDFPTADIGELYANPTLAEMHAYLHTLEATGEKREMPQPMPFWGKIFQALWIVFMVATIGLRYATSALIIVWILSVVFHAAWVPQPPFIPLFIAWLLFYAPFGKIFVTAGIVRMLTAGIKPGTYRKGGWVHLRVWAAERFFNLQSHDTLDGTPFAQFFYRMLGNKIGRNVTLNSGLSLVGLVTLGDHVAIEDEVDMSGYWIEGDNFYIGTIFVGEYSRIGTRSFVSPNVVLERNVEILPGSRVEGAIGEGEMWEGAPMRYLGPSNQNWPQEDPDKTPNLGAVGRVINTVLYSLGMLLVNVLPIFAIAPVAVVFMTATGVLDELDYRAVFVSLAVWAIPVVIASIVCWLSLVAFTVRMLALFIRPGFWPARSVTSWALWLTRTLMANSLESTYFIYASWLTPYWLRMCGATVGKDTEISTVVVIPHLTHVSDHAFLADDVMICAPRYGRGWVHIGSTFIGEKSFVGNSAIIGADRDLAGDSLLAALSTSPYKPEPGSSWMGRTPTMIPRKKEIGEASATYRPTFQRRIGRAFFESLRVFALVISFWIDTVIVYAMTTVYVEGGQNTRSLLLALAASVPCILIGFTFSSLIPVIAKWILVGKFRVGQKELHSSFVWRNELADNFNEVLAVPTLIAISLGTPFFNIWARLMGAKIGKDVWCETWWLPEFDLIELEDHSTVNRGTVLQTHLFHDRVMSLESVSLATGSTLGPDSFILPGASIGQRTTIGPASLVLRQDQVPSDTLWEGNPISLTLSNKYTAADLAVSASTSDQHFGDKSTTHARFSENNIMEVSR; this is translated from the coding sequence TTGGCCGATGCAGATTATCCAATCAAATTCACACCTAACGATCACCCAGACTTCGCTGTCTTCGGTGCCGAAAGCAAACCGAAGAAGCGCACACTTGTCGATATTGCCCGCGCAACCATGGAGGCTTACCCGGATTCAGTTGCGCTTGAATCCGAAGATGAAACACTCACCTACTCTGAATTAGAGGATCGTGTCACCCGTCAGGTGGAGCGCCTCCACTCACTCGGGATTGGTCGTGGCGCCCGCATTGGCATCCGAGTCCGCTCAGGGACCACGGATCTTTATGTTGCCATTTTATCCGCGATTTTCGCCGGGGCGGCCTATGTACCGGTGGATTGGGATGATCCAGATTCGCGGGCCACTACAGTGTGGGAGGAAGCAGATGTTGACGCCGTCTTCGGCGCTGGCCTGTCTATAGAAAAACACAAAAGTCACGACATCGACGCTGTAGACACCTCGGCACCTACACTGGACGACGATGCCTGGATCATTTTCACCTCCGGTTCAACAGGCAAACCGAAAGGGGTGGCCATCCAGCACCACTCCGCCGCAGCATTGGTTGACGCCGAACAGCAAATGTTTTTGCAGGATGCCCCATTGGGGCCAGGCGATAGAGTCATGGCTGGCCTCTCCGTAGCGTTCGATGCTTCTTGTGAGGAAATGTGGCTGGCATGGCGGACTGGTGCAACGCTGGTTTGTGCTCACCGCGATATCGTCCGTTCGGGCGACGTACTCAATGAATGGCTAACAGCCAAGCAAATTAGTGCAATTTCCACGGTTCCCACGCTTGCCTCTTTCTGGTCAAAAGAAGCTTTAGAAAACATTCGCCTGCTTATTTTCGGTGGCGAGGCCCTCCCACTCGAGTTGGTGGCCCGTCTGGAAGACCCGAAACGCGAAATCTGGAACACCTACGGCCCGACAGAGGCTACCGTCATTGGCGCAGGCCAACTGATGACATCTGAACCACCAGTCCGGATCGGTCGCCCTGTTCCCGGTTGGAAACTGCTCGTGGTCGATGAAGACGAGAAACCAGTCAGATGGGGTGAGTCAGGCCAACTCATCATCGGCGGAGTCGGGCTCGGTCGCTACTTAGATCCTGCCAAAGATGCTGAAGTGTACGCGCCCATGGAATGTGTCGGTTGGGAACGTGCTTACCGCACTGGCGACTTAGTTAAAGCCGAACGCGATGGACTCATCTTCCAAGGCCGTGTTGATGACCAAATCAAGTTCGCTGGTCGTCGCATGGAACTCGGCGAGATCGATGACAAGCTCAACGCCCTATCACATGTTAGCGTTGGAGCTTGTCGCTTGAACAAGACTGAAGCTGGCAACGACGTCCTCGTCGGATACCTCGTCGAAGAACCGGGTGAAGAAATTGATCTCCACCAAGCACGCGAGGAGCTCTCTGAGACTATGCCGGGAGGTATCGTCCCAGTCTTACATGTCATGGATAGCTTGCCGACGAAGACGTCCGGCAAAGTTGACCGAAAAGCACTACCCTGGCCTCTCCCGTTTGACGGCACCAGCGAATCCAACCTCCCACCCGAGATGGGGCCACTAGCTGAGGCATGGCGCCGTCAGTTAGGCCCAATGCCTCTGGCGCAGGAGTCTAACTTCTTTGAACTAGGTGGTTCGTCCATTGCCATTGCACACTTGGTCACCGAGCTGCGCCACGACTTCCCGACGGCAGATATCGGCGAATTGTACGCCAACCCAACCTTGGCTGAGATGCACGCCTATCTCCATACCCTCGAGGCAACCGGCGAAAAGCGAGAAATGCCCCAGCCGATGCCCTTTTGGGGGAAAATATTCCAAGCACTGTGGATTGTGTTTATGGTGGCGACTATCGGATTGCGATACGCGACTTCTGCGTTGATCATCGTCTGGATTCTTTCAGTCGTCTTCCACGCCGCCTGGGTTCCGCAGCCACCGTTTATTCCGTTGTTTATTGCCTGGTTATTGTTTTATGCTCCGTTCGGCAAGATCTTTGTCACTGCGGGAATCGTGCGTATGCTCACCGCCGGGATCAAACCGGGTACCTACCGCAAAGGCGGTTGGGTTCATTTGCGGGTCTGGGCGGCTGAACGCTTCTTCAACCTCCAAAGTCACGACACTCTCGACGGTACTCCTTTTGCACAATTTTTCTACCGTATGCTCGGAAATAAGATCGGACGGAATGTCACCCTCAATTCCGGCCTTTCACTGGTCGGGCTGGTGACACTCGGAGACCACGTCGCCATTGAAGACGAAGTGGACATGTCTGGATACTGGATTGAGGGTGACAATTTCTACATCGGCACGATCTTCGTTGGTGAATACAGCCGTATCGGAACCCGCTCCTTTGTGTCTCCCAATGTGGTTCTCGAAAGAAACGTTGAAATTCTCCCCGGATCACGTGTCGAAGGGGCAATCGGTGAAGGGGAAATGTGGGAAGGCGCTCCAATGCGATATCTGGGTCCTTCGAACCAAAATTGGCCCCAAGAAGACCCAGACAAAACTCCTAATTTAGGAGCTGTTGGTCGCGTTATCAACACCGTGCTTTATTCACTAGGCATGCTCCTGGTCAACGTCCTTCCTATCTTCGCCATCGCTCCGGTAGCTGTTGTTTTTATGACCGCCACTGGGGTTCTTGATGAACTCGACTATCGTGCAGTATTCGTCTCCCTTGCTGTGTGGGCGATCCCCGTTGTTATCGCCTCTATCGTGTGCTGGTTGAGCCTGGTCGCTTTCACCGTCCGGATGCTTGCTCTGTTTATCCGGCCAGGATTCTGGCCGGCACGCTCCGTGACCTCCTGGGCCCTGTGGCTAACCCGAACTCTTATGGCCAATTCTCTGGAGTCGACCTACTTCATCTACGCATCCTGGCTCACCCCATATTGGCTGCGCATGTGTGGCGCCACAGTTGGCAAGGACACAGAGATCTCTACTGTGGTAGTCATCCCGCATCTCACTCACGTCTCTGACCATGCTTTCTTAGCTGATGATGTGATGATTTGCGCACCGCGCTACGGTCGTGGCTGGGTCCACATCGGCTCCACGTTTATCGGCGAGAAATCCTTTGTCGGCAATTCCGCCATCATCGGCGCTGATCGCGATCTCGCAGGCGACTCACTCCTAGCCGCCTTGTCCACGTCGCCCTACAAGCCTGAACCAGGAAGTTCATGGATGGGCCGAACCCCTACGATGATTCCACGCAAAAAAGAAATAGGCGAAGCGTCTGCTACTTACCGCCCCACATTCCAGCGTCGCATCGGACGTGCCTTTTTCGAGAGCCTAAGAGTTTTCGCTCTGGTCATTTCCTTCTGGATCGACACGGTCATCGTCTACGCGATGACCACCGTCTACGTCGAAGGTGGCCAGAACACGCGAAGCCTACTACTGGCCCTTGCTGCCTCCGTGCCATGCATCCTCATTGGTTTCACCTTCTCATCCCTGATCCCGGTAATCGCGAAATGGATCCTCGTCGGCAAGTTCCGTGTCGGCCAGAAGGAACTGCATTCCTCTTTTGTCTGGCGCAACGAGTTAGCCGACAACTTCAACGAAGTGCTCGCCGTCCCCACCTTGATTGCCATTAGCCTAGGAACCCCTTTCTTTAACATCTGGGCGCGCCTGATGGGGGCAAAAATTGGAAAAGACGTGTGGTGTGAGACGTGGTGGCTTCCAGAATTCGATTTGATCGAGCTCGAGGATCATTCGACGGTCAACCGCGGAACTGTTCTCCAAACGCACCTCTTCCACGACCGCGTAATGTCGCTTGAATCCGTGTCTCTGGCCACAGGCTCCACCCTAGGTCCGGATAGTTTCATCCTGCCGGGGGCCAGCATCGGCCAACGCACAACAATCGGGCCAGCTTCATTGGTCCTGCGCCAAGACCAGGTTCCTTCCGATACTTTGTGGGAGGGCAACCCAATTTCACTGACGCTCAGCAACAAGTACACCGCTGCTGATCTAGCGGTCTCTGCCTCCACCTCAGACCAACATTTTGGAGATAAAAGCACTACTCACGCTCGATTTAGCGAGAACAACATAATGGAGGTATCACGATGA
- a CDS encoding DUF418 domain-containing protein has protein sequence MTASSPERTSAEGYVPESNIVAGHHPAPGERASRTPWNGPSSEPPLDGVKKSRIYGIDAARGFALFGMIAVHTLGTTGLYSDYPSSANILFSGKSATLFALLAGVSLAIITGMSKIHSGRRLARDRWMIAFRGVLLLFIGSVLNYLDFDAFNILPYYGVFFLAAVPFLGLNAKPLFGWAISVGLLGPVVHASALSFLGTDSTATLTTAGLVMEPTSSIVDLLLIGIYPTCTWLAYVLLGMAIGRLDLRNLTVQVKLTVYGLSIGGFLYITSNLLIDFAGVFDRLLDATPGKSSKEIIHLLSNGGALPPTTWWWQVSVAPHSNTVFSVFFQGSLAVAALGAFLIAERFFRGTLQIFSAPGSMTLTLYVAHLVFLAFVPVSKLQITFLMTQLSVAIIFAMLWQAAVGQGPLEKLQAKMTKTAARTIIPVRESEEESSNTSKK, from the coding sequence ATGACTGCATCATCCCCAGAGCGCACTTCTGCTGAGGGCTATGTTCCAGAATCAAATATTGTCGCCGGCCATCACCCTGCTCCCGGCGAGCGAGCAAGCCGCACGCCTTGGAACGGCCCCTCATCAGAACCCCCACTAGACGGGGTAAAAAAGTCCCGCATCTACGGTATCGACGCTGCCAGAGGTTTCGCGTTATTTGGTATGATCGCCGTCCATACCTTGGGCACGACAGGACTTTATTCCGACTATCCTTCTTCAGCTAACATACTTTTTTCAGGTAAGTCAGCCACGCTCTTCGCCCTGCTAGCCGGTGTATCGCTTGCGATTATCACCGGGATGTCCAAGATCCACTCAGGGCGACGCTTGGCCCGAGACCGTTGGATGATTGCGTTCCGCGGGGTGCTTTTACTGTTCATCGGCAGTGTGCTTAACTATTTGGACTTTGATGCTTTCAACATTTTGCCTTACTACGGCGTATTTTTTCTCGCTGCGGTGCCGTTCCTAGGGCTTAACGCCAAGCCACTTTTTGGCTGGGCGATAAGTGTCGGCCTTCTAGGCCCGGTAGTCCATGCCTCCGCACTCTCATTCTTAGGTACAGACTCCACTGCAACGTTGACTACGGCCGGGCTCGTCATGGAGCCTACTTCATCCATAGTTGACCTATTGCTAATCGGAATCTATCCGACCTGCACGTGGTTGGCGTACGTTCTCCTTGGGATGGCTATCGGGCGATTGGATTTGCGGAATCTCACTGTCCAAGTCAAACTCACCGTGTACGGACTCAGCATCGGCGGGTTCTTGTACATCACCTCGAACCTTCTAATCGATTTTGCAGGAGTATTTGACCGGTTGCTGGATGCTACTCCCGGTAAATCATCGAAAGAGATAATTCATCTGCTCTCCAACGGCGGGGCTTTACCGCCAACTACTTGGTGGTGGCAGGTATCCGTCGCCCCACACTCGAACACGGTGTTTTCCGTCTTCTTTCAAGGCAGTCTTGCTGTCGCTGCGCTTGGTGCGTTCCTCATCGCTGAGCGATTCTTCCGGGGCACTCTGCAAATCTTTAGCGCGCCAGGTTCGATGACGCTAACACTCTACGTTGCACATCTAGTCTTTCTGGCTTTCGTACCAGTCTCTAAGCTACAGATCACGTTCTTAATGACGCAGCTCTCCGTCGCTATTATTTTTGCAATGCTGTGGCAAGCTGCAGTTGGACAGGGCCCATTGGAAAAACTCCAGGCAAAGATGACAAAGACCGCTGCACGCACTATTATCCCTGTGCGCGAATCCGAAGAGGAAAGCTCGAACACTAGTAAAAAATAG
- the argJ gene encoding bifunctional glutamate N-acetyltransferase/amino-acid acetyltransferase ArgJ yields the protein MEHTGVTAAQGFSAAGVTAGIKASGKLDMAVVVNNGPEYNAAAVFTRNRVVASPVKLSRTTVADGQLRAVVYNSGNANACNGTQGDTDAALMQTRTADRLGIEKHEDVAVCSTGLIGELLPMGSILSGIDQFNDALGSDAEHGTTAAKAIMTTDTVPKQAVTRRNGWTVGAMGKGVGMIAPSLATMLVCITTDASASPEALDEALRQASSVTFDTLDIDGSTSTNDTVIVMASGASGVSPTQAELNEAVHAVCLEIAQQMQADAEGVTKRVTITVEGTDSDAEALNAARTLGRDNLFKCAMFGSDPNWGRVLAAVGMADAAMNADQISVSFNNQVVCKNTTGVPGARDVDLSGEDIDVRVDLGTGGEGTATVRTTDLSHAYVEINSAYST from the coding sequence ATGGAGCATACTGGTGTTACCGCAGCGCAAGGATTCAGTGCTGCGGGTGTCACGGCTGGGATCAAGGCTTCAGGCAAGCTTGACATGGCCGTAGTCGTGAACAATGGGCCAGAATACAACGCCGCCGCCGTCTTCACCCGCAACCGTGTGGTCGCCTCACCTGTGAAACTGAGCCGCACAACGGTAGCCGATGGGCAGCTTCGCGCTGTGGTGTACAACTCCGGCAACGCCAATGCGTGCAACGGCACACAAGGAGATACCGACGCGGCTCTGATGCAAACCCGGACAGCGGATCGCTTAGGCATTGAGAAGCACGAGGATGTCGCAGTATGTTCGACTGGGTTGATCGGTGAGCTGCTACCTATGGGAAGTATCTTGTCTGGCATCGATCAATTTAACGACGCACTCGGTTCCGACGCTGAGCATGGCACGACTGCAGCAAAAGCAATCATGACCACTGATACTGTTCCGAAGCAAGCTGTGACGCGGCGTAATGGCTGGACTGTTGGTGCCATGGGCAAAGGTGTTGGCATGATTGCTCCGTCGCTGGCGACAATGCTCGTGTGCATCACCACGGATGCGTCGGCAAGCCCCGAAGCCTTGGATGAAGCTCTTCGTCAGGCAAGCTCAGTAACGTTTGACACCCTTGACATCGACGGTTCAACATCTACCAATGACACGGTGATTGTGATGGCCTCGGGTGCGTCAGGTGTCAGCCCGACGCAGGCTGAACTTAATGAAGCGGTCCACGCTGTTTGCCTCGAGATCGCCCAACAAATGCAGGCAGACGCAGAAGGCGTAACCAAGCGCGTCACCATCACCGTCGAAGGCACCGACTCTGATGCAGAGGCACTCAACGCGGCGCGCACCCTCGGCCGTGACAACCTGTTCAAATGTGCAATGTTTGGTTCCGATCCAAACTGGGGGCGCGTGCTGGCTGCGGTGGGCATGGCTGACGCAGCGATGAACGCAGACCAAATTTCTGTCTCCTTCAACAACCAAGTCGTTTGCAAGAACACGACCGGTGTTCCTGGTGCCCGTGACGTGGACTTGAGTGGAGAAGATATCGACGTCCGTGTTGATCTTGGCACGGGTGGAGAAGGGACAGCAACCGTACGCACCACGGATCTCTCGCATGCCTACGTAGAAATTAACTCGGCGTACAGCACCTAG